In one Hyphomicrobium sp. 99 genomic region, the following are encoded:
- a CDS encoding helix-turn-helix domain-containing protein, which produces MLRTQLDWAHPSSNGLAEYSIHTSDVHPRDRFQYWFESSRRVLGPYENRPDQRASFEGDLRYLPLPGMSLIVFRCNGMRAWRTERQANLFGDLVHIIMPLAGTVKLRQDGREAELGTGDICLSDAGRASTFIQSPHARCLVVEFSRRECEARLGPLGRWTARRVDGKQGGGALASAFARLLPDQISFISGQSQAEIARQFLDLVALAVKEMEGVAFTHSSARLASLLRLKAVVDSNLTNSTVTCEELAAAAGISVRYANQLLDAEQTSLQRLLFSQRIEKCQAALADPAQAHRQISDIAYSWGFGDVSHFGRLFKAMTGMTPREYKKSNLSALTKSERTCS; this is translated from the coding sequence ATGTTACGCACGCAGTTAGACTGGGCACATCCGTCATCGAACGGCTTGGCCGAGTATTCCATCCACACATCCGACGTACACCCGCGGGATCGATTCCAATATTGGTTCGAGTCCAGCCGCCGGGTTTTGGGACCTTACGAAAACCGCCCAGATCAACGGGCCAGTTTCGAAGGGGATTTGCGCTATCTCCCTCTCCCCGGCATGTCGCTCATTGTCTTCCGCTGCAACGGCATGCGCGCGTGGCGCACGGAACGGCAGGCCAACCTCTTTGGCGATCTCGTCCATATCATCATGCCCCTCGCGGGCACAGTAAAGCTTCGGCAGGACGGTCGCGAGGCGGAACTCGGAACCGGAGACATCTGCCTCAGCGATGCCGGACGAGCATCGACGTTCATTCAATCGCCGCATGCCCGTTGCCTCGTCGTTGAATTTTCGCGGCGCGAGTGCGAGGCGCGCCTCGGTCCGCTCGGCCGGTGGACGGCGCGGCGTGTCGACGGCAAGCAAGGCGGCGGCGCGCTGGCCTCTGCATTCGCGAGACTTCTTCCCGACCAGATTTCCTTCATAAGCGGGCAATCACAGGCGGAGATTGCGCGGCAGTTCCTCGATCTCGTCGCTTTGGCGGTGAAAGAAATGGAGGGCGTCGCGTTTACGCACTCGTCGGCGCGGCTCGCGTCGTTGCTGCGTCTCAAGGCGGTGGTCGATTCCAACCTGACGAACAGCACCGTAACGTGTGAAGAGCTCGCGGCGGCGGCCGGCATTTCTGTTCGGTATGCCAATCAATTGCTCGATGCGGAGCAAACGTCCCTGCAAAGGCTATTGTTCAGCCAGCGCATAGAGAAATGCCAGGCGGCACTTGCAGATCCGGCGCAGGCGCATCGTCAGATCAGCGACATCGCGTACTCATGGGGCTTCGGGGACGTCTCCCATTTCGGCCGCCTCTTCAAGGCGATGACCGGCATGACACCACGCGAATACAAGAAGTCCAATCTCAGCGCGTTGACGAAATCTGAACGAACTTGCAGCTAA
- a CDS encoding extensin family protein: MALRSKAVARAHSLAVRYSVILTRAVFLGLLLLPLLEPNSFYIIRAGRVTSPSETELRARSEVGAVAPEVAPVITAEADRPPSATEDEPPPAKTADSKVPTLPLVDMPAPLLPAQPADTNAEPGAPDAKPLPPSKQAALPWTDAEIADAKAECSRLLANVPVITEELPPAREGICGAPAPRELRSVGASESKVKLDPPATLNCTMIAGLATWITDKLQPAAKQSFGSPIVRVIAESYSCRNRYGLSRAPLSEHALMDAVDVTGFVLADGKVIRISRGWGPTTAQLKRAAEKANETPTVSKVKGGKFLVSASKLGANDVAKHGDEKPKSEEAEKEAAAKLALSSFLHQAHDDACEIFGTVLGPDTNDAHHDHFHLDMKARQQKRSLCQ; this comes from the coding sequence ATGGCGCTTCGATCCAAGGCCGTAGCCAGGGCGCATAGCCTTGCCGTTCGCTATTCCGTCATTCTCACCCGCGCCGTTTTTCTCGGCCTTTTATTGCTCCCGCTGCTTGAGCCAAACAGCTTCTATATAATTCGCGCGGGCCGCGTCACGTCTCCATCGGAGACTGAGTTGCGTGCGCGATCAGAGGTCGGGGCCGTAGCGCCGGAAGTTGCCCCCGTGATCACTGCTGAAGCCGACCGACCGCCTTCCGCGACCGAAGATGAACCACCGCCAGCAAAGACCGCCGATAGCAAGGTACCGACCTTGCCGCTGGTGGATATGCCCGCGCCGTTATTGCCAGCGCAGCCGGCGGATACAAATGCAGAGCCGGGTGCTCCGGATGCCAAGCCACTCCCGCCTTCGAAGCAGGCGGCATTGCCGTGGACGGATGCTGAAATCGCCGACGCGAAGGCAGAGTGCTCGCGGCTCCTTGCGAACGTCCCCGTCATAACGGAGGAACTTCCACCGGCTCGCGAGGGAATTTGCGGGGCACCTGCGCCGCGTGAGCTTAGAAGTGTCGGCGCGAGCGAAAGCAAGGTGAAATTAGATCCGCCTGCTACGCTCAATTGCACGATGATCGCCGGGCTTGCAACATGGATTACCGACAAGCTGCAACCAGCTGCCAAGCAAAGCTTCGGTTCACCCATCGTACGCGTCATCGCGGAATCCTACTCGTGCCGGAATCGCTATGGCCTTTCACGTGCGCCGCTTAGCGAGCATGCGTTGATGGATGCCGTCGATGTCACAGGGTTCGTTCTCGCCGATGGAAAGGTGATTCGAATTTCCCGAGGATGGGGCCCAACGACCGCGCAACTGAAACGAGCGGCAGAGAAGGCCAACGAAACGCCGACGGTCAGCAAGGTCAAAGGCGGAAAATTTCTTGTCTCAGCTTCAAAGCTAGGCGCCAACGATGTTGCGAAGCACGGCGACGAGAAGCCAAAATCGGAGGAAGCCGAGAAGGAAGCCGCCGCGAAACTGGCCCTGTCATCGTTTCTTCATCAAGCGCACGATGATGCCTGCGAGATTTTCGGCACAGTGCTTGGCCCGGACACCAACGACGCGCATCATGACCATTTCCATCTCGATATGAAAGCGCGTCAGCAAAAGCGTTCGCTGTGTCAGTAG